In Rhizobium sp. ZPR4, a genomic segment contains:
- a CDS encoding P1 family peptidase, protein MADLLNLLTDVEGVAVGHSTDLALGSGVTAIVFDEPAVASCTVLGGAPGGRDTALLDPAMTVGTVDGLVLSGGSAFGLDAAGGVQAGLREIGRGLQVGSALVPIVPQAILFDLINGGNKDWGLHSPYRDMGYAAFKAANKGPFALGSVGAGTGATTATVKGGLGSASAVSSQGYRIAAIVAVNALGSATIGDGPHFWAAPFEQNGEFGGLGMPQVADSRLRLKGTNITATTIGAVVTDAQLTKAEAHRLSISAHDGFARALLPTHLPLDGDTVFAASTGRHARDDMPGFMELCHLATTVMARAIARGVYEATALPVEGGQAAWRDRFAKPAV, encoded by the coding sequence TTGGCTGACCTCCTTAATCTCCTGACCGATGTCGAAGGCGTCGCCGTCGGTCACTCTACCGATCTTGCGCTCGGCTCCGGCGTCACCGCCATCGTCTTCGATGAGCCGGCTGTCGCCTCCTGCACCGTTCTCGGCGGTGCGCCGGGTGGGCGGGATACAGCGTTGCTGGACCCGGCTATGACTGTCGGTACGGTGGACGGCCTCGTTCTTTCGGGCGGCTCCGCCTTCGGCCTCGATGCGGCGGGAGGGGTGCAGGCTGGCCTGAGGGAGATCGGCCGCGGTCTTCAGGTCGGCAGCGCGCTGGTGCCGATCGTGCCGCAGGCGATCCTGTTCGATCTCATCAATGGCGGCAACAAGGATTGGGGGCTGCACTCGCCCTATCGCGACATGGGATATGCCGCCTTCAAGGCCGCAAATAAAGGGCCGTTTGCGCTTGGAAGCGTCGGCGCCGGCACGGGCGCCACGACGGCAACGGTCAAAGGCGGCCTCGGCTCGGCAAGTGCCGTCAGCAGCCAGGGATACAGGATCGCTGCAATCGTCGCCGTCAACGCACTCGGTTCCGCCACCATCGGCGACGGCCCGCATTTCTGGGCGGCTCCCTTCGAGCAAAATGGCGAATTCGGCGGCCTCGGCATGCCTCAGGTGGCCGATTCACGCCTGCGGCTGAAGGGCACCAACATCACCGCCACGACCATCGGCGCCGTCGTCACCGACGCCCAGCTGACCAAGGCGGAAGCACATCGCCTCTCCATCTCAGCCCATGACGGCTTTGCCCGGGCACTCCTGCCGACGCATCTGCCACTCGACGGAGATACGGTATTTGCCGCGTCCACCGGCAGGCATGCGCGCGACGATATGCCTGGTTTCATGGAGCTCTGCCACCTCGCCACGACAGTCATGGCGCGCGCCATCGCCCGCGGCGTCTACGAGG
- a CDS encoding aminotransferase, with protein MADATLVNRMQLPRPDVTPEEATEILQTHYGLSGTLTELGSQQDRNYRIDAGDNAYVLKICRTEYELVELEAQNAAIRHLHAKPDAPRVPEVIPSLNGRDILAITLREQDYLIRLLRFLPGQTLTRRNYLPPASVAGLGALSARLARDLADFDHPGLHRSLQWDLRRAGPVAVQLLSAITDHEARDRIAKAMVSAVKRIQPLASQLRVQPVHHDVTDDNVVSHPDAHGQLVPDGVIDFGDIIQGWLVGDLAVTCASLLHHAGGNPFHILPAIKAYHAIYPLEEVEAKALWPLIVARAVILAASTEQQLAIDPDNDYARGNLDFEREIFDVATEAQPDVMEAAILRTIGLDVAPVETDGWSALLPDIDPSQIAAIDLSVTGPDFTDGNWQKPDMDWRLLAQTAIASGAAATRYGEFRLSLAAPLNMAPPQNFALHCDVCLPAGATVAAPFAGLLQRQGQHFVLADEEMSLHLDGVESALEDGAAIEQGATIGTIGSEGSAIGGLRIQLCRVPNLVPPLFATADQAEGWSAVSPSPVALLNPACEAPWPDASTLLSLRNARFAKPQKHYYDAPPQIERGWREFLFDMQGRCYLDMVNNVTTLGHAHPRLTVAIAQQWSRLNTNSRFHYAAVAEFSERLATLAPDGLDSVFLVNSGSEANDLAIRLAWAHSGKRNMLCLLEAYHGWTVASDAVSTSIADNPQALTTRPDWVHPVLSPNTYRGPFRGPDSGIDYLNDVMAKLQAMDEKGDGLAGFIAEPVYGNAGGIALPHGYLAGVYDAVRQRGGLCIADEVQVGYGRLGEHFWGFETQGVVPDIITIAKGMGNGHPLGAVVTRREIAESLEKEGYFFSSAGGCPVSCIVGLTVLDVLKDENLQENARVVGDRLKAGLIALMDRFPLIGAVHGTGLYLGVEFVRDRESLMPASEETAAICEHLLDLGVIMQPTGDHLNVLKIKPPLCLAAESADFFVKALERVLEDGF; from the coding sequence ATGGCCGACGCCACGCTCGTGAACCGTATGCAACTGCCGAGACCGGACGTGACACCGGAGGAGGCAACCGAGATCCTGCAGACGCATTACGGTCTGAGCGGGACGCTGACCGAGCTCGGCAGTCAGCAGGACCGCAACTATCGCATCGACGCCGGCGACAATGCCTATGTGCTGAAGATCTGCCGGACCGAATACGAACTGGTCGAGCTGGAAGCGCAGAACGCCGCCATCCGCCATCTGCATGCCAAGCCGGATGCGCCGCGCGTACCCGAGGTCATACCCTCGCTGAACGGTCGCGACATCCTCGCCATTACCCTTCGCGAGCAGGATTACCTCATCCGGCTGCTCCGTTTTCTCCCCGGCCAGACGCTGACACGGCGCAATTACCTGCCGCCGGCTTCGGTGGCCGGGCTCGGTGCGCTTTCGGCGCGGCTGGCGCGCGACCTTGCCGATTTCGACCATCCCGGCCTTCACCGCAGCCTGCAATGGGATCTGAGACGGGCGGGTCCGGTCGCCGTGCAGCTGCTGTCGGCCATAACCGATCATGAGGCGCGCGACCGCATCGCCAAGGCGATGGTCTCCGCCGTCAAGCGCATCCAGCCGCTTGCGAGCCAATTGCGCGTGCAGCCGGTGCATCACGATGTCACCGACGACAATGTCGTCAGCCATCCCGATGCTCATGGACAGCTCGTGCCCGATGGCGTCATCGATTTCGGCGATATCATCCAGGGCTGGCTGGTCGGCGATCTCGCCGTCACCTGTGCGTCGCTGCTGCATCACGCAGGCGGCAACCCCTTCCATATTCTTCCGGCGATCAAGGCCTATCACGCGATCTATCCGCTGGAGGAGGTCGAAGCCAAGGCGCTATGGCCGCTGATCGTCGCACGCGCCGTCATTCTTGCCGCCAGCACCGAGCAGCAGCTCGCCATCGATCCCGACAACGACTATGCGCGCGGGAATCTCGACTTCGAACGCGAAATCTTCGATGTCGCAACCGAGGCGCAGCCGGACGTGATGGAAGCGGCAATCCTGCGGACGATCGGCTTAGATGTCGCCCCGGTCGAGACCGATGGCTGGTCGGCGCTGCTGCCCGACATCGACCCCTCGCAGATTGCCGCCATCGATCTTTCCGTCACCGGGCCTGACTTCACGGACGGCAACTGGCAGAAGCCGGATATGGACTGGCGGCTGCTTGCCCAGACGGCGATTGCCTCCGGGGCTGCGGCAACCCGCTATGGCGAATTCCGCCTGTCTCTCGCCGCTCCACTCAATATGGCTCCGCCGCAGAATTTCGCCCTGCATTGCGATGTCTGCCTGCCGGCCGGCGCCACGGTTGCGGCTCCCTTCGCCGGCCTGCTGCAACGGCAGGGCCAGCATTTCGTGCTGGCCGACGAGGAAATGAGCCTGCATCTCGACGGCGTCGAAAGCGCTCTCGAGGACGGAGCGGCCATCGAGCAAGGCGCGACGATCGGGACGATCGGCAGCGAGGGTTCGGCGATCGGAGGATTGCGCATCCAGCTTTGCCGCGTGCCCAACCTCGTGCCGCCGCTCTTTGCGACTGCGGATCAAGCGGAGGGCTGGTCGGCCGTCTCCCCCTCGCCTGTCGCTCTCCTGAACCCGGCATGCGAGGCGCCGTGGCCGGATGCGTCCACACTGCTGTCATTGCGCAATGCTCGCTTCGCCAAGCCGCAAAAACATTATTATGATGCCCCACCGCAGATCGAACGCGGCTGGCGCGAATTCCTGTTCGACATGCAGGGGCGCTGCTACCTCGACATGGTCAACAACGTCACGACGCTCGGCCATGCCCATCCGCGGCTGACGGTAGCGATCGCCCAGCAATGGTCCCGCCTCAACACCAACTCCCGCTTCCATTATGCGGCCGTTGCCGAGTTCTCTGAGCGGTTGGCAACGCTGGCGCCTGATGGACTCGACAGCGTCTTCCTCGTCAATAGCGGCTCGGAAGCCAATGATCTGGCGATCCGCCTTGCCTGGGCGCATAGCGGCAAAAGGAACATGCTCTGCCTGCTGGAGGCCTATCACGGCTGGACTGTCGCAAGCGACGCGGTCTCCACTTCGATTGCCGACAATCCGCAGGCGCTGACGACGCGGCCGGACTGGGTGCACCCCGTCCTCTCTCCCAATACCTATCGCGGCCCCTTCCGTGGCCCGGATTCAGGGATCGACTATCTCAACGACGTCATGGCCAAACTGCAGGCCATGGACGAAAAGGGAGATGGGCTTGCCGGCTTCATCGCCGAACCGGTCTATGGCAATGCCGGCGGCATCGCGCTGCCGCATGGCTATCTTGCAGGGGTTTACGATGCCGTGCGCCAGCGCGGCGGCCTCTGCATCGCCGACGAAGTGCAGGTGGGTTACGGCCGGCTCGGCGAGCATTTCTGGGGTTTCGAAACGCAAGGCGTCGTGCCCGACATCATCACCATTGCCAAAGGCATGGGCAACGGTCATCCGCTCGGCGCCGTCGTCACCCGCCGCGAGATCGCCGAATCGCTGGAAAAGGAGGGCTATTTCTTCTCCTCAGCCGGTGGCTGCCCGGTCAGCTGCATCGTCGGCCTCACCGTTCTCGACGTTCTCAAGGACGAGAACCTGCAGGAAAATGCCCGTGTCGTCGGCGACCGGCTGAAGGCTGGGCTGATTGCTCTCATGGATCGCTTCCCGCTGATCGGCGCCGTGCATGGCACGGGGCTTTATCTTGGAGTGGAATTCGTGCGTGACCGCGAAAGCCTGATGCCGGCGAGCGAGGAGACGGCTGCAATCTGCGAGCACCTGCTCGATCTCGGGGTCATCATGCAGCCGACCGGCGATCACTTGAATGTGTTGAAGATCAAGCCGCCGCTATGCCTTGCGGCCGAGAGCGCCGATTTCTTCGTGAAGGCCCTGGAAAGAGTGCTTGAGGATGGATTTTGA
- the purU gene encoding formyltetrahydrofolate deformylase codes for MTSYVLTVACKSTRGIVAAISNYLAGEGCNIVDSSQFDDLDTGMFFMRVSFISEEGVGEAALVEGFKPIAEKFAMVSEIHDARKRMKVLLMVSRFGHCLNDLLYRWKIGALPIDIVGVVSNHFDYQKVVVNHDIPFHHIPVTKANKPEAEARIMDVVEQTGTELIVLARYMQILSDSMCQKMSGRIINIHHSFLPSFKGANPYKQAYERGVKLIGATAHYVTADLDEGPIIEQDTARITHAQSAEDYVSIGRDVESQVLARAIHAHIHFRTFLNGNRTVVFPASPGSYASERMG; via the coding sequence ATGACGAGCTATGTATTAACAGTGGCGTGCAAGTCGACACGTGGGATTGTCGCGGCGATCTCGAACTATCTGGCCGGTGAGGGCTGCAACATCGTCGATTCCAGCCAGTTCGACGATCTCGATACCGGCATGTTCTTCATGCGCGTCTCCTTCATCTCCGAGGAAGGCGTCGGCGAGGCAGCGCTGGTCGAAGGCTTCAAGCCGATCGCCGAGAAGTTCGCCATGGTGTCAGAAATCCACGATGCCAGGAAGCGCATGAAGGTGCTGCTCATGGTCTCGCGCTTCGGCCATTGCCTCAACGACCTGCTCTATCGCTGGAAGATCGGCGCCCTGCCGATCGACATCGTCGGCGTCGTCTCCAACCATTTCGACTACCAGAAAGTGGTGGTCAACCACGACATCCCCTTCCACCATATTCCGGTGACCAAGGCTAACAAGCCGGAGGCGGAAGCCAGGATCATGGATGTGGTCGAGCAGACCGGCACGGAGCTGATCGTGCTCGCCCGCTACATGCAGATCCTGTCGGACTCCATGTGCCAGAAGATGTCGGGCCGCATCATCAACATCCACCATTCCTTCCTGCCGTCCTTCAAGGGGGCGAACCCCTACAAGCAGGCCTATGAGCGCGGGGTGAAGCTGATCGGGGCGACGGCGCATTATGTGACGGCCGATCTCGACGAGGGTCCGATCATCGAGCAGGACACGGCGCGCATCACGCATGCGCAGTCGGCCGAGGATTATGTCTCGATCGGCCGCGATGTCGAGAGCCAGGTTCTCGCCCGCGCCATCCATGCGCATATCCACTTCCGCACCTTCCTCAACGGCAACCGCACCGTCGTCTTCCCGGCAAGTCCGGGGTCCTATGCCTCCGAGCGCATGGGGTGA
- a CDS encoding glycoside hydrolase family 5 protein, protein MAQAEGSFAAQQLCYRGVNLSGAEYGERGGAVNVNYTYPSEQTVRYFAEKGMNTIRLPFRWERLQPVLGAPLDGDELQRLKDAVDLIQKHGMSVVLDPHNYAYYDKTQLKQPPATDLAFGDFWARLAVEFANRKGVAFGLMNEPHDIKAPDWLELANTAIRSIRTVGARNLILVPGTNWTGAHSWSADVLGGGANGTVMLGVRDPIDFYAFEFHQYLDSDSSGTHPVCDGTDNAMKGMTDVTDWLRKNGKRGFLGEFGVAANDDCLDGLKQVLDVMNANGDVWLGWTYWAAGDWWPPEEPLNVQPHNGRDKPQMKVLAESLGRKVSLAPSCALVKPAK, encoded by the coding sequence ATGGCGCAGGCGGAGGGTTCCTTCGCGGCGCAGCAACTATGCTATCGCGGCGTCAATCTGTCCGGCGCGGAATATGGCGAGCGCGGCGGGGCCGTGAATGTGAACTATACATATCCGTCCGAGCAGACCGTGCGCTATTTCGCGGAAAAAGGCATGAATACGATCCGCCTGCCCTTCCGCTGGGAGCGGTTGCAACCGGTGCTCGGAGCGCCCCTTGACGGCGACGAACTGCAGCGCTTGAAGGATGCCGTCGACCTCATCCAGAAACACGGCATGTCAGTCGTTCTCGATCCGCATAATTACGCCTATTATGACAAGACCCAGCTCAAGCAGCCTCCCGCGACCGATCTCGCTTTCGGTGATTTCTGGGCGCGGCTTGCGGTCGAGTTTGCCAATCGGAAGGGCGTGGCCTTCGGTCTGATGAACGAGCCGCACGATATCAAGGCTCCCGATTGGCTCGAACTTGCCAATACCGCCATCCGCAGCATCCGAACCGTAGGCGCACGTAATCTCATTCTCGTCCCGGGCACGAACTGGACGGGCGCACACAGCTGGTCGGCCGATGTGCTTGGCGGCGGCGCAAACGGCACGGTGATGCTCGGCGTCCGGGATCCGATCGATTTCTACGCCTTCGAATTCCACCAGTATCTGGATTCGGACAGCTCGGGCACGCACCCGGTCTGCGACGGCACCGACAATGCCATGAAGGGCATGACCGACGTTACCGACTGGCTGCGCAAGAACGGGAAACGCGGATTTCTGGGTGAGTTCGGCGTCGCCGCCAATGATGATTGTCTCGACGGTCTCAAGCAGGTCCTCGACGTTATGAACGCGAACGGCGACGTCTGGCTCGGCTGGACCTACTGGGCCGCCGGCGACTGGTGGCCGCCGGAGGAACCGCTCAACGTCCAGCCGCACAACGGCCGCGACAAACCGCAGATGAAGGTCCTCGCCGAGAGCCTGGGCCGAAAGGTGTCGCTGGCCCCTTCATGCGCGCTGGTCAAGCCTGCGAAATGA
- a CDS encoding GumC family protein: MSSMERSKRSDRLAGWRDTEPSDIRRDGMRLRSPVLHPRDFVAAAEPIAHSEELEAPIAAAAVPQSPPKRSNVEEPVPPRPVAEPVVAAAVPTVEQVAVAPVSAAAPAAPIPAVKLPLLDLRSAIASIWAWKFVVLALAGVGAVLGGAVIPLIPQKFTAETSLYFDPRPVGGSDSAQQAPTAPELITTMIDSQTQILSSGKVLGRVVSALKLDQDPKFNGGATGEAAKYVATAALAKAVLIARESSTYVVTAKVTTGDPQKSAAIANQLVTSFMEEESKAAASTYKSSNTALDSRLEDLRQQVLSAEKAVETYRADNDMVAVEGNLISDKRLTALNDLLVTAQQKTIEAKARADAAGKLSFEDVVSNNPSSGATSTALSSLRQQYATMAANVGSLQSQLGARHPRLLAAKSSLESLAAEIRAELQRQMTSARADYEQAQKAEQDIAKELAVQKASQVNTSGKLVGLNELQRKATAARDLYESLLKRSGQASDAQDLSQSNIRVISEAEPPLKADGPSRKVMMIAGLIAGAIFGAGLGMAFAILLGLFRHPVIRSYFGK; this comes from the coding sequence ATGAGCTCAATGGAACGAAGCAAGAGATCGGACCGACTTGCGGGTTGGCGCGATACCGAGCCGTCTGACATACGGCGCGACGGTATGCGTCTGCGCAGTCCTGTCTTGCACCCTCGGGATTTCGTTGCCGCCGCCGAGCCCATAGCACATTCCGAAGAGCTTGAGGCGCCCATCGCGGCTGCCGCCGTCCCGCAAAGCCCGCCGAAGCGATCCAATGTTGAGGAACCGGTGCCCCCGCGCCCCGTTGCCGAGCCGGTTGTCGCTGCGGCGGTCCCGACAGTCGAGCAGGTTGCGGTTGCTCCGGTATCTGCCGCTGCCCCGGCGGCACCGATACCGGCTGTAAAGTTGCCGTTGCTTGATCTTCGATCAGCCATCGCTTCGATCTGGGCGTGGAAGTTTGTGGTTCTTGCGCTGGCAGGTGTCGGCGCCGTTCTGGGCGGTGCGGTCATTCCGCTGATACCGCAGAAGTTCACCGCCGAAACCAGCCTCTATTTCGATCCCCGCCCGGTCGGAGGCTCCGATTCCGCCCAGCAGGCACCCACGGCGCCTGAATTGATCACGACGATGATCGACAGCCAGACGCAGATCCTGTCTTCCGGCAAGGTATTGGGGCGCGTCGTGAGCGCATTGAAGCTCGATCAGGACCCGAAATTCAATGGCGGCGCCACCGGCGAGGCAGCAAAATATGTGGCCACCGCTGCCTTGGCGAAAGCCGTGCTGATTGCCCGCGAGTCCAGCACCTATGTCGTGACTGCGAAAGTGACGACGGGCGATCCTCAAAAATCGGCTGCGATCGCCAACCAGCTTGTGACCTCTTTCATGGAGGAAGAGAGCAAGGCGGCTGCGAGCACCTACAAGAGCAGCAATACGGCGCTCGATTCCCGCCTGGAGGATCTGCGGCAGCAGGTACTCTCAGCCGAAAAGGCTGTCGAAACCTATCGTGCCGACAATGACATGGTGGCGGTCGAGGGCAATCTGATCTCCGACAAGCGCCTGACCGCTCTGAACGACCTATTGGTCACCGCCCAGCAGAAGACGATCGAGGCGAAGGCTCGCGCCGATGCGGCCGGCAAGCTCAGTTTCGAGGATGTCGTTTCCAACAACCCTTCGTCCGGCGCAACATCGACCGCATTGAGCAGCCTGCGGCAGCAATATGCGACGATGGCAGCCAATGTCGGCAGCCTGCAGAGTCAGCTAGGCGCCCGCCATCCGCGCCTGCTTGCCGCGAAATCTTCGCTGGAAAGCCTCGCCGCGGAAATTCGCGCGGAACTGCAGCGGCAGATGACCTCGGCCCGTGCCGATTACGAGCAGGCGCAGAAGGCCGAGCAGGATATCGCCAAGGAACTTGCCGTGCAGAAGGCCTCGCAGGTCAATACGTCAGGCAAGCTCGTGGGCCTGAACGAGCTGCAACGCAAGGCAACCGCTGCTCGTGATCTCTATGAATCGCTGTTGAAACGGTCCGGTCAGGCGAGCGACGCCCAGGATCTCTCACAGAGCAATATCCGCGTGATCTCCGAAGCCGAACCGCCGCTGAAGGCGGATGGGCCGAGCCGAAAAGTGATGATGATCGCCGGTCTGATCGCCGGCGCAATATTCGGCGCCGGTCTCGGCATGGCCTTTGCCATTCTCCTCGGCCTGTTTCGCCATCCTGTCATCCGTAGTTATTTCGGCAAGTGA
- a CDS encoding nucleoside-diphosphate sugar epimerase/dehydratase: MVPADKLVLPFLALPRSTKRALALLVDASLCVLTVWFAYCLRLDDWVILEGVEWLPAIVSLLLAIPIFIVLGLYRAIFRYAGLSAFVTVVKAVAIYALAFMTVFTAISVPGVPRTVGILQPLLLLIAIGLSRMWTRYWLGNAYQRLLNRNQLAKVLVYGAGASGRQLTGALANSAELNVVGYLDDDRNLHGSIMGGLPIYDPADLPALVVSGEIKGVLLALPNATRQRRNEILEDMRKARVTVRTMPDLTALAQGRVAVSDLRELDIEDLLGRNVIAPDRSLIEKNIRGKVVMVTGAGGSIGSELCRQILKNGPSSLLLVEQSEFALYAIHGELEKAVASAGHGDVRIIPFLASVRDNQRIRQIMEAWRPKTVYHAAAYKHVPLVEYNPVEGIRNNVLGTQIAAEAARDHGVENFVLISTDKAVRPTNIMGASKRLAEMVLQAMDADRKPGADSTNFAMVRFGNVLGSSGSVVPLFRQQIRDGGPITLTHPDITRYFMTIPEASQLVIQAGAMSGGGDVFLLDMGEPVRIADLARRMVELSGLTVRDEDEPDGDIELEITGLRPGEKLYEELLIGDNPQPTSHPRIMQAKEDFLPWLELSKRLAALEAALNENDIPLARALLQKLVSGYAPSSEVVDLVYRERETDMTVDQPNLDNVAQL, encoded by the coding sequence ATGGTGCCCGCGGATAAACTCGTTCTGCCGTTTCTGGCTTTGCCGCGCTCGACCAAGCGTGCGCTTGCGCTGCTGGTCGATGCCAGCCTTTGCGTGCTGACGGTCTGGTTCGCTTATTGTCTCCGCCTCGACGACTGGGTCATTCTTGAGGGGGTGGAGTGGCTGCCGGCCATCGTCTCTCTTCTGCTCGCCATACCGATCTTCATCGTACTCGGCCTTTATCGTGCGATTTTCCGTTATGCCGGGCTGTCTGCTTTCGTGACGGTCGTCAAGGCTGTAGCGATCTATGCGCTCGCCTTCATGACCGTTTTCACCGCGATCAGCGTGCCGGGCGTGCCGCGCACGGTCGGCATCTTGCAGCCCCTGCTGTTGCTGATCGCGATCGGCCTGTCGCGCATGTGGACGCGCTACTGGCTCGGCAATGCCTATCAGCGGCTCCTCAATCGCAATCAGCTCGCCAAGGTTCTGGTCTACGGGGCCGGCGCTTCCGGACGGCAGCTCACGGGTGCCCTTGCCAATAGTGCCGAGCTGAATGTCGTCGGCTATCTCGATGACGATCGCAACCTGCATGGCAGCATCATGGGCGGCTTGCCGATCTACGATCCGGCCGATCTGCCGGCGCTCGTAGTTTCGGGCGAGATCAAGGGCGTGCTCCTGGCCCTGCCGAATGCCACGCGGCAACGGCGCAACGAAATCCTCGAGGACATGCGCAAGGCTCGCGTCACGGTGCGGACAATGCCCGATCTGACGGCGCTGGCGCAGGGCCGTGTCGCGGTTTCCGATCTGCGCGAGCTTGACATCGAAGACCTGCTCGGCCGCAACGTGATCGCCCCCGATCGCAGCCTGATCGAGAAGAATATTCGCGGCAAGGTCGTCATGGTCACTGGCGCAGGCGGTTCGATCGGTAGCGAGCTCTGCCGTCAGATTCTGAAGAACGGACCGTCCTCGCTGCTTTTGGTCGAACAGAGCGAATTTGCCCTTTATGCCATTCACGGCGAGCTGGAAAAGGCGGTAGCCTCCGCCGGCCATGGCGATGTGCGCATCATTCCCTTTCTTGCTTCGGTCCGGGACAACCAGCGTATCCGGCAGATCATGGAAGCCTGGCGGCCGAAGACGGTCTATCATGCCGCTGCCTACAAGCATGTGCCGCTCGTCGAATACAATCCCGTCGAAGGCATCCGCAACAATGTGCTCGGAACGCAGATAGCGGCCGAAGCTGCGCGCGATCATGGTGTCGAGAATTTCGTCCTCATCAGCACCGACAAGGCCGTGCGTCCGACAAACATCATGGGTGCGAGCAAGCGGTTGGCGGAAATGGTGCTGCAGGCGATGGACGCCGATCGCAAGCCCGGTGCCGACAGTACCAATTTCGCCATGGTGCGCTTCGGCAATGTGCTCGGCTCCTCCGGTTCGGTCGTGCCGCTCTTTCGTCAGCAGATCCGCGACGGCGGCCCGATCACGCTGACGCATCCCGATATCACCCGTTATTTCATGACCATTCCCGAGGCATCGCAGCTTGTCATCCAGGCGGGCGCGATGTCGGGCGGCGGCGATGTCTTCCTGCTCGATATGGGTGAACCGGTGCGCATTGCCGATCTCGCGCGGCGCATGGTGGAACTGTCCGGTCTGACCGTACGGGACGAAGACGAGCCGGATGGCGATATCGAGCTTGAAATCACCGGCCTGCGACCGGGCGAGAAGCTCTATGAAGAACTATTGATCGGCGACAATCCGCAGCCGACCAGCCATCCTCGCATCATGCAGGCCAAGGAGGATTTCCTGCCCTGGCTGGAGCTCTCGAAGCGGCTTGCCGCACTTGAGGCGGCGCTGAATGAAAACGACATACCCTTGGCCAGAGCCCTGCTGCAAAAGCTCGTTTCGGGCTATGCGCCGAGCAGCGAAGTGGTCGATCTGGTCTATCGCGAGCGCGAGACGGACATGACCGTCGATCAGCCGAACCTCGACAACGTTGCGCAACTATAG
- a CDS encoding glycosyltransferase family 25 protein, whose amino-acid sequence MPSWLLSARFLFEGVAVILEQINRIPPLVDPEIADDAAQRVSIYVINLDRSRDRWERLCNQAVEYDLHITRIPAVDGRIIAEADRVDFYPHSFIYHNGRKLLPGEYGCYRSHLIALEQFVASGDKMAIIMEDDVELNEKLIPRAIAAMDSVQGARLVKLVNHRLVGFKQICETSENDVVGRCMHGPQGSAACYIVNRKAAKKLLTTLKPMLLPYDVALERGWSTGVATFTTFENLVDFSPHRADTTIGKRVHYRAVKRHPLLRLTAHWFRTCDQLRRWYYAVKVKQ is encoded by the coding sequence TTGCCATCTTGGTTGCTGTCGGCGCGATTTCTGTTTGAAGGAGTAGCAGTCATTCTCGAACAGATTAATCGCATCCCTCCCCTTGTCGACCCGGAGATTGCTGACGATGCTGCTCAGCGGGTCTCCATCTATGTCATCAATCTCGATCGCTCGCGTGATCGCTGGGAGCGCCTGTGCAATCAGGCCGTCGAATACGATCTGCATATCACGCGCATTCCTGCCGTCGACGGCCGCATCATCGCAGAGGCGGACCGCGTCGATTTTTACCCGCATTCGTTCATCTACCACAACGGCCGCAAGCTTCTGCCGGGAGAATACGGATGCTACCGCAGCCATCTGATCGCGCTTGAGCAATTCGTCGCCAGCGGCGACAAGATGGCGATCATCATGGAAGACGACGTCGAGCTCAACGAGAAGCTGATCCCACGTGCAATCGCCGCGATGGACAGCGTCCAGGGTGCGCGTCTCGTCAAACTCGTCAACCATCGTCTCGTCGGCTTCAAGCAGATCTGCGAAACCAGCGAAAACGATGTCGTCGGCCGCTGCATGCATGGTCCGCAGGGGTCGGCTGCCTGTTATATCGTCAACCGCAAGGCAGCCAAGAAACTGCTGACGACGCTGAAGCCCATGCTTCTTCCTTATGACGTCGCCCTGGAACGCGGCTGGTCGACCGGCGTTGCGACATTCACGACCTTTGAAAATCTGGTCGACTTCAGCCCGCATCGCGCCGACACCACGATCGGCAAGCGCGTGCATTACCGCGCGGTAAAGCGGCATCCCCTGTTGCGGCTGACGGCACATTGGTTCCGCACCTGCGATCAGCTGCGCCGTTGGTACTACGCCGTCAAGGTCAAGCAATAA